In Fusobacterium sp. DD2, the genomic stretch GAAGACAATAAAAGCTGCTAAGGAAAAAAATGTAAAAACTATAATCCTTGCAGGTGGAGTTGCTGCTAACTCACTATTAAGAAGTCAACTAACTGCAGAAGCAGAAAAACTTGGAATAAAAGTATGCTATCCATCAATGGTACTTTGTACAGATAATGCTGCAATGATAGCTGAGGCTGCATATTATAAGCTTATAAACTGTAAAGATAAAAAGAGCTGTTTTGCAGACCTTAATCTAAATGGAATAGCATCTTTAAATGTTATGGATGATAGATATTAATAGTTATTATCAGGGGGGATTTTGATGAAACTTGCTGAAGCACTTAATTTGAGAGCGGATATTCAAATAAGAAATAGCCAATTGAAAGAGAGACTTGTTGCAAATTCTAAGGTACAGGAAGGGGATAAGCCCAGTGAAAATCCTACTTCTCTATTAAAAGAACTTGATGCCAATTTAAAAGAGTTAGCAAGACTTATAAAGGCTATAAACAGAACTAACTCAAATACAAAAGTTGGAAATGAGACTTTAACAGATCTAATTGCACAAAGAGATGTAATGGGAACTGAGATAAGGATAAAACGCGATTTTCTGTCAGCTGCAAGTTCAAGAGTGGACAGATACTCAAATAATGAGATTAAAATCCTTGCAACTATAGATGTAGCTAAATATCAAAAAGAGATAGACAGACTTTCAAAAGAGTATAGAGAGCTGGATACTAAGATTCAGGGACTTAACTGGACTACTGACCTTATGGAGTAGTGGAATAGTTATAAAATTATAAAATAATCTATATAAGGATAATTTGTCAGAGTGGATATCACCTCGTTCATTAGAGAATGTAATGAAATCCATAATTGTACGTGTCCTTCGGAGGCGGGCCGAACCTTGTAGGTATTTACATATGTCCTCACACTGTTACATGTGCAATGTTACACTTTATTATTAACTACCAGATATCAGCTGATAAATGGGTGGGATAGGGGAAAAGATAGATTATTAAGAGGTTGTTGTGTAGCGAACCCATTTTCTTAGACACATATTTTAATTATTGACTAATAAGGATTGATTCCTGTATTTTGTAGGAGTTAATC encodes the following:
- a CDS encoding DIP1984 family protein yields the protein MKLAEALNLRADIQIRNSQLKERLVANSKVQEGDKPSENPTSLLKELDANLKELARLIKAINRTNSNTKVGNETLTDLIAQRDVMGTEIRIKRDFLSAASSRVDRYSNNEIKILATIDVAKYQKEIDRLSKEYRELDTKIQGLNWTTDLME